In bacterium HR17, one genomic interval encodes:
- the nadE_1 gene encoding NH(3)-dependent NAD(+) synthetase, translated as MSVPERPLDEQLRVKFDRLLDYLRSLESVIVAFSGGVDSTFLAKAAHMALGENAVAVTARSPSYPKAELDEAVRLAQDIGIRHLLIDTEEVYDPNYAANPANRCYFCKSELFSKLEPLARQLGVKHIVYGAIVDDLSDFRPGLQAAKEHGAKAPLAELGFTKTEIRQLSRWLGLPTWDKPSFACLSSRFPYGTPITPEKLRQVEEAEDFLRQHGFRAFRVRHHGSIARIEVPPEEFARFLDPEFRSALLERFRQIGFLFVTLDLAGLRSGSMNELLPLAVRQPTKAANA; from the coding sequence ATGTCAGTGCCAGAGCGACCACTGGACGAGCAATTGCGCGTCAAATTTGACCGCTTGTTGGACTACTTGCGGTCGTTGGAGAGTGTCATTGTGGCTTTTTCGGGCGGTGTGGATTCCACTTTTTTGGCAAAGGCGGCGCACATGGCGCTGGGCGAAAACGCTGTCGCGGTGACCGCCCGCTCGCCGTCCTACCCCAAAGCCGAGCTGGACGAAGCCGTCCGCCTCGCCCAAGACATCGGCATCCGCCACTTGCTCATTGACACCGAGGAAGTCTACGACCCCAACTACGCCGCCAACCCTGCGAATCGCTGCTACTTTTGCAAGTCGGAACTGTTCAGCAAGTTGGAGCCATTAGCGCGACAGTTGGGGGTCAAGCACATCGTCTATGGCGCCATCGTTGATGACTTGAGCGATTTCCGTCCCGGCTTGCAAGCTGCCAAAGAGCATGGGGCAAAAGCGCCGTTGGCGGAGTTGGGCTTCACTAAGACGGAAATTCGCCAATTGTCCCGTTGGCTGGGGTTGCCGACTTGGGACAAACCGTCCTTCGCGTGTCTGTCATCGCGCTTCCCTTACGGGACACCCATCACACCCGAGAAACTGCGGCAAGTGGAGGAGGCGGAGGACTTTTTGCGCCAGCATGGGTTTCGCGCCTTTCGCGTTCGCCACCACGGTAGCATCGCCCGCATTGAAGTCCCGCCTGAAGAGTTCGCCCGATTCCTTGACCCTGAGTTCCGTTCGGCGCTCCTTGAGCGCTTCCGTCAAATCGGCTTTTTATTTGTCACGCTGGATTTGGCGGGATTGCGTAGCGGCAGCATGAACGAACTTTTGCCCCTCGCCGTCCGCCAACCGACGAAAGCGGCAAACGCGTGA
- a CDS encoding Putative O-methyltransferase — MNALGVQTVREINRRRFLLASAGSLGWLTLSAQSPSPRDRAETIEPLLRELETMRAQFANVPRSDGQFLNLLVKASRAKRVLEVGTSNGYSAIWLSLALEETDGHLTTIEILPERVKLAKENLKRAGLAHRVTFLQGDAHQIVPTLKGPFDFVFLDADKGRERDYFGYLYPDKLPKGSLLVVHNAIRFRKVMQPFLDLIARHPEFDSLIVSTTLDDGFSVNYRRKG, encoded by the coding sequence GTGAACGCCTTGGGGGTGCAGACCGTGCGGGAAATCAACCGCCGCCGTTTCCTGTTGGCGAGCGCTGGCAGTTTGGGTTGGCTGACTTTGTCCGCTCAAAGCCCATCGCCACGCGACCGCGCGGAAACGATTGAACCGCTGCTGCGGGAACTGGAAACGATGCGGGCGCAATTTGCCAATGTGCCCCGCAGCGACGGACAATTCCTCAACCTATTGGTCAAAGCCTCGCGGGCAAAACGCGTGCTGGAAGTCGGCACTTCCAACGGCTACTCTGCCATCTGGCTGAGTCTGGCGCTGGAAGAGACGGACGGGCATTTGACGACGATTGAGATTTTGCCTGAACGGGTCAAACTGGCGAAGGAGAACCTCAAGCGAGCGGGCTTAGCGCACCGCGTCACTTTCCTGCAAGGCGACGCCCACCAAATCGTCCCGACCCTTAAAGGTCCGTTTGACTTCGTGTTTTTGGACGCTGACAAAGGACGCGAACGCGACTATTTCGGCTACCTGTATCCCGACAAACTGCCCAAGGGTAGCCTGCTGGTCGTTCACAACGCCATTCGCTTCCGCAAAGTCATGCAGCCCTTTTTGGACCTCATCGCCCGACACCCCGAATTTGACAGCCTGATCGTCAGCACGACGCTGGACGACGGCTTCTCC